The following are encoded in a window of Diorhabda sublineata isolate icDioSubl1.1 chromosome 5, icDioSubl1.1, whole genome shotgun sequence genomic DNA:
- the LOC130444014 gene encoding polyamine-transporting ATPase 13A3-like isoform X2 has product MALHDAYKCIIHELTGPKTDEFKMYLNKGQDDEMQFVCYKKCKIKMALTYLFCILTVGVLRLFFHWVPHLYLKATCTKCKIEEAEKILITEIYNKNHKVYHVRLLQTLTPESVAKMKQKKSSINNLQEAPDSVLPVLSVHFENGIFREIDRLIMFSCKKVIYIWDSEKLEFIKLSGLEQGVPTEAFHNYKALTAGEQFMRSKVYGSNLIEIKEQSVLTLISLEVLTPFYIFQLLSFILWMCDDYYYYAACIMLMTSAGVVTSVMQTKKNQKNLKSTIHSSDVCTVMRRLPKSVDEEIQDDEYTSETVSSELLVPGDIIEIPAHGCIMHCDAVLLTGNCILNESMLTGESVPVTKTALPNVPGVAYDPKEHGRHTLFCGTHVIQTRYFGNEKVLAIVVRTGFSTSKGSLVRSILYPPPVDFRFEKDSYKFVVFLGMLACIGFFYTIITKALRGVDARDYILEAFDLVTITVPPALPAAMTVGRYYAQIRLKKNNIFCISPRSINVSGSIDCICFDKTGTLTEDGLDLLCVVPIENKYFKPRVENVETLPYNTLLFGLVSCHSLTMIDKQIVGDPLDLKMFESTKWSMEEPEVADNNKFNMLFPTVLKPPKNGPNVQQNPIGDLQIGIIREFPFSSSSQRMGVIMRRLDGTHFEYYCKGSPEMVLKFVNPDSVPPNFDDILESYTQEGYRVIAIAHKVLKMSYIKVQKVQREVIEKDLDLLGLIVLENRLKPLTTPCIQELNDANIRVIMVTGDNILTALSVAKDCEIVPPGQSIITINCDSNHPPNLFYTLTSTKVKLPTDLSTLSYSTSIMSLDTMESQLQTITNSTLVTGSKRPSVMLNNYRFAMTGKVWSVIREHYPELIPRICTRGTIFARMAPDQKQQLVQELQVLGYCVAMCGDGANDCGALRAAHTGISLSEAESSVASPFTSRNPNIDCVLNVIQEGRAALVTSFGIFKYMAGYSLCQLISVMILYSIESNLTDIEYLYIDLFIISIVAFFFGRTESYPGKLVKETPLSSLVSVSPIVSLLMHILLLAVFQLTAFEHLKSEPWYVPLNATVDSEDDNVACVENYTIYTISSFQYIILAIVFSKGNPYRKNIFSNYGLIISSLLMTAVSVYLALYPAKIISDQFELELPEDFNFRLYLLLYAAINFILSLIIEQIIIEKLFFKRLRFKFHNIDKSKRKYLAIERDLKADRKWPTLTSDFKSAVSPSSPQPVCPAEFVIEKERFDKNHVLNKLYDASDGPAIQQRSLPNTPAKLANNFTFRSPKHLQYPVNGVIENEKGYFSQEDLFSSLPSENQTSTRSETYKTISNDTSYDLASSNINIPELPFDDAIPSNAHSTIVNMDVNGTGHSSLVLSENTSPFKINGFGYKRSSSNASGDILETCSPRKSASSYENDNSMSHFNKFGTSPPHDSDGKKHLEMNSFDTNR; this is encoded by the exons GCCCTAAGACAGATGAATTCAAAATGTACCTCAACAAGGGCCAGGACGATGAAATGCAATTCGTCTGctataaaaaatgcaaaataaagaTGGCTTTAACATATCTATTTTGCATATTAACAGTTGGTGTTTTGAGGTTGTTTTTCCATTGGGTGCCGCATTTGTATTTAAAGGCTACTTGTACCAAGTGTAAGATAGAAGAAGCGGAAAAAATTCTCATTACA gaaatatataataaaaaccaCAAAGTCTACCACGTTCGTCTTCTACAAACGCTTACTCCTGAAAGTGTAGCCAAAATGAAGCAGAAGAAGAGTTCAATAAATAATCTCCAAGAGGCTCCAGATTCTGTTTTGCCAGTCTTATCAGTACATTTTGAGAATGGAATATTCAGAGAAATTGACAG atTGATAATGTTTTCatgtaaaaaagtaatttacatTTGGGACAGCGAAAAACTAGAATTCATCAAACTATCTGGTCTAGAGCAAGGTGTTCCTACAGAAGCATTTCACAATTACAAAGCTTTAACTGCGGGGGAACAATTCATGAG GTCAAAAGTCTACGGCTCGAATCTTATTGAAATTAAAGAACAATCTGTACTGACTCTAATATCTTTAGAAGTACTTACCCCGTTTTACATTTTCCAATTACTGAGTTTTATACTTTGGATGTGTGACGATTATTATTACTATGCAGCTTGTATAATGTTGATGACTAGTGCTGGTGTTGTCACTTCTGTCATGCAAACTAAAAAG aatcaAAAGAATTTGAAATCTACTATACATAGCAGCGATGTTTGCACGGTAATGAGACGACTCCCAAAGTCAGTGGATGAAGAAATACAAGATGATGAATATACTTCTGAAACAGTATCCTCGGAGCTTTTGGTACCTGGTGATATCATTGAAATACCTGCTCATGGTTGTATTATGCACTGTGATGCAGTCCTGTTAACTGGAAATTGTATTCTTAATGAGTCTATGTTGACAG ggGAATCAGTACCTGTAACCAAAACTGCATTACCAAATGTCCCAGGTGTAGCGTATGATCCAAAAGAACATGGTAGACATACACTATTTTGTGGTACTCATGTGATACAAACTAGATATTTCggaaatgaaaaagttttggcAATTGTTGTACGAACAGGATTTTCAACTTCCAAag GAAGTCTAGTAAGAAGTATTTTGTATCCACCTCCAGTTGACTTCAGGTTTGAAAAAGATTCTTATAAATTTGTAGTTTTCTTAGGAATGTTAGCCTGTATTGGATTCTTTTATACAATTATCACAAAG GCTTTACGGGGAGTTGATGCAAGAGATTACATACTTGAAGCATTTGATTTAGTTACCATTACAGTACCTCCAGCTTTACCAGCCGCAATGACTGTTGGTCGATATTATGCCCAAATAAGACTGAAAAAGAATAACATATTCTGTATTTCGCCGAGAAGTATTAACGTTTCAGGTTCCATCGActgtatttgttttgataag aCTGGTACTCTTACTGAGGATGGTTTAGACTTACTATGTGTCGTgccaattgaaaacaaatactTCAAACCTCGCGTCGAGAATGTTGAAACTCTTCCATATAACACTTTGCTATTCGGCTTAGTTTCTTGTCATTCTTTGACTATGATAGATAAACAAATTGTCGGAGATCCTCTCGATTTAAAG ATGTTTGAAAGTACGAAATGGTCCATGGAAGAGCCCGAAGTTGCTGATAACAACAAATTTAACATGTTATTTCCCACAGTTTTAAAACCACCCAAAAATGGTCCAAATGTACAACAAAACCCCATTGGCGATCTCCAAATCGGTATAATACGCGAATTTCCGTTTTCTAGTAGTTCACAAAGAATGGGGGTGATAATGAGACGTCTagatggtactcattttgaatattattgtaAAGGATCGCCAGAAATGGTTCTAAAATTTGTTAATCCAGATTCTGTACCACCAAATTTCGATGATATTTTAGAAAGCTATACCCAGGAAGGTTACAGAGTTATAGCCATCGCCCATAAAGTGCTAAAGATGAGTTATATTAAGGTTCAAAAGGTACAAAGAGAGGTTATTGAAAAAGACTTGGATTTATTGGGTTTGATCGTATTAGAGAACAGATTAAAACCACTAACTACTCCATGTATCCAGGAACTGAATGATGCTAATATAAGAGTTATAATGGTCACTG GTGATAACATTTTAACTGCACTTAGCGTAGCTAAAGATTGTGAAATAGTTCCTCCAGGCCAAAGTATAATAACTATTAACTGCGACTCTAACCATCCACCTAATCTATTCTACACCCTAACTAGCACAAAAGTTAAGCTGCCGACCGATCTAAGCACTTTATCCTATTCCACAAGCATTATGAGTTTGGATACCATGGAAAGTCAACTTCAAACTATCACAAATAGCACATTAGTAACTGGATCTAAACGGCCTAGCgttatgttgaataattatagATTTGCTATGACTGGAAAAGTTTGGAGTGTTATAAGAGAACATTATCCAGAATTGATACCGAGGATTTGTACGAGAG GTACAATATTCGCACGAATGGCTCCTGACCAAAAGCAACAGCTTGTTCAAGAGCTGCAAGTCTTAGGATATTGTGTAG CTATGTGTGGAGATGGTGCAAATGATTGTGGTGCCCTCAGAGCAGCACATACTGGAATTTCTCTATCAGAAGCTGAATCATCAGTAGCTTCACCGTTTACGTCAAGAAACCCGAACATAGATTGTGTATTAAATGTCATCCAAGAAGGAAGAGCAGCTTTGGTTACCAGTTTcggtatatttaaatatatggcAGGGTATTCTTTATGCCAATTAATATCAGTGATGATCCTTTATAGTATAGAATCAAATTTGACtgatattgaatatttgtaCATTGACTTATTCATAATATCTATAGTTGCATTCTTCTTTGGGCGTACAGAATCATATCCGGGAAAATTAGTGAAAGAAACTCCTCTTAGCAGTTTAGTTAGTGTATCTCCAATAGTTAGTTTACTTAtgcatattttattattagctGTATTTCAATTAACAGCCTTTGAACATTTAAAATCTGAACCATGGTATGTTCCCCTCAACGCAACCGTGGATTCAGAGGACGATAACGTAGCTTGCGTTGAAAATTATACTATTTACACAATATCTAGTTtccagtatattattttagcTATAGTTTTTTCCAAAGGTAATCCatataggaaaaatattttctccaattATGGCCTCATTATATCTTCGCTACTTATGACAGCTGTATCTGTTTATTTAGCTTTGTATCCAGCAAAGATTATATCAGATCAATTTGAGTTGGAATTACCGgaagattttaattttagacTTTACCTTTTATTATACGCAGCGATAAATTTCATTCTTAGCCTAATAATAGAACAAATTATCATAGAAAAACTCTTTTTCAAACGACTgagattcaaatttcataatattgatAAATCCAAGCGTAAATACTTAGCAATCGAGAGAGATTTGAAAGCAGATCGTAAATGGCCTACTTTAACATCGGACTTCAAGTCTGCCGTTAGTCCAAGTTCTCCACAACCGGTATGTCCTGCTGAATTTGtaatagaaaaagaaagatttgataaaaaccACGTACTTAACAAATTATACGATGCCTCAGATGGTCCAGCGATACAACAACGAAGTTTACCAAACACCCCTGCAAAACTTGCTAATAATTTCACATTTAGGTCTCCCAAACACTTACAATACCCAGTAAATGGGGTTATAGAAAACGAAAAGGGATATTTCAGTCAGGaagatttgttttcaagtttACCTTCTGAAAATCAAACCAGTACTCGATCAGAAACATACAAAACTATTAGTAACGACACCAGTTATGACCTAGCTAGTTCTAACATTAATATTCCAGAGCTACCATTCGATGATGCAATACCTTCGAATGCTCACAGTACTATTGTGAACATGGATGTTAATGGGACAGGTCATAGTTCACTTGTTTTAAGCGAAAATACTTCCCCGTTTAAAATAAACGGCTTCGGTTACAAAAGGAGTAGTTCAAATGCTTCTGGAGATATTTTGGAAACATGTTCCCCTCGTAAATCAGCAAGCTCTTATGAAAACGATAACAGCATGtcacattttaataaatttggaaCCAGTCCCCCGCATGATTCTGATGgtaaaaaacatttagaaatgaaTTCATTTGATACAAATAGGTGA